A genomic region of Aeropyrum pernix K1 contains the following coding sequences:
- a CDS encoding GTPase has protein sequence MQLASWRLLARTIKNVDVVVEVVDIRDPMVTRSRRAERMAEALDKRLLIVLNKSDLVPLRVAEKWARIIEGMGFDVIYVSARHRLSTRRLRGFIKHLADVKPFSAGVIGFPKTGKSSVINALRGRKGAPTSPIPGSPGYTKGLQLLKIEPGFYMVDTPGVIPVEGGWPESIIRGRSPEDLPDPVPPAAALIEKILRYNRRAFQAAYGITAQDPYEIMERLAVKRGWFYKTTKEPLIEEAARTIIRDYHKAKIPFYVPPEEFTR, from the coding sequence ATGCAGCTAGCCAGCTGGAGGCTTCTAGCGAGGACAATAAAGAATGTGGACGTGGTAGTTGAGGTAGTTGACATAAGGGATCCTATGGTAACAAGGAGTAGGCGTGCTGAGAGGATGGCAGAGGCCCTAGATAAGAGGCTCCTGATAGTTCTTAACAAGTCGGACCTAGTACCGCTGAGAGTGGCTGAGAAGTGGGCTAGGATTATAGAGGGTATGGGGTTCGACGTGATTTATGTATCTGCCAGGCACAGGCTGAGCACGAGGAGGCTGCGAGGGTTTATAAAGCACCTAGCTGATGTTAAACCGTTCTCCGCAGGAGTAATAGGCTTTCCTAAGACAGGTAAGTCAAGCGTTATAAACGCTCTGAGGGGCAGGAAGGGCGCTCCTACAAGCCCCATACCCGGTAGCCCGGGCTACACGAAAGGGCTACAGCTCCTCAAGATAGAGCCCGGCTTCTACATGGTAGACACGCCTGGTGTCATACCGGTAGAGGGTGGCTGGCCAGAGTCTATAATAAGGGGGAGAAGCCCTGAGGACCTCCCAGACCCAGTGCCGCCCGCAGCCGCATTGATAGAGAAGATCCTAAGGTACAATAGGAGGGCCTTCCAGGCCGCTTATGGTATCACCGCTCAAGACCCCTACGAGATAATGGAGAGGCTTGCGGTCAAGAGGGGCTGGTTCTACAAGACCACCAAGGAGCCTCTCATCGAGGAGGCCGCAAGGACCATAATAAGGGACTACCACAAGGCGAAAATACCCTTCTACGTTCCTCCCGAGGAGTTCACCCGCTAA
- a CDS encoding helicase HerA-like domain-containing protein, whose amino-acid sequence MSSESSICGGDEIGVIIGESSYSYSTILLERDSLGKVIVGSHVVSTLNGRCVLGIVESIRSGLPLLGDEVRDLDSVKRMLESDVASVVESTRYHVARVRWVSYLETLLERGEQSAPKIPPQPGSTVRLARSEVLGRVFSPEGDSWVRIGSLLGSGVEYRIDVNKLTRHLAILAVTGGGKSNTVCVITRRLVGQLGVTTVIFDRHGEYGTLGLGAGEARLLRPARVNPASLSYWELLYMAGFEPQATAQKRVLRWLWGELARRYRQGKIGAADLIPKAVEVLEKASRSSKSSKQDPGSLARAFSEVLGDEPSNAPAVRQDQILGVLDKLNDLQDLYGSALDPNIPIDLTRIIEPGKATIMDLSMMEDNVADAVASHYLRRLLQARVNSRGEGLSGLEVYPVPVITIIEEAHVLIPRDEPTLTKRWAARIAREGRKFGVGLVIVSQRPKKLDVDVLSQTNNKIILKMVEPQDISYVRAASEELSEDLASLLPSLNTGEALIMGSMARMPAVVKIDKCEAPTGGRDINIVEETRRWLSREEDSLEELAL is encoded by the coding sequence GTGTCCTCAGAATCTAGCATATGTGGTGGGGATGAGATTGGAGTCATTATTGGAGAGAGTAGCTACAGCTACAGCACCATCCTCCTGGAGAGGGACAGCCTTGGCAAGGTGATAGTCGGCTCTCACGTGGTTTCGACGCTAAACGGGAGATGCGTCCTCGGTATAGTGGAGTCCATACGCTCGGGCCTACCACTCCTCGGCGACGAGGTTAGGGATCTGGATTCCGTTAAGAGGATGTTGGAGTCTGATGTTGCTAGTGTAGTAGAGTCTACACGCTACCATGTAGCCCGGGTTAGGTGGGTCTCATACCTCGAAACCCTGTTGGAGCGTGGGGAGCAGAGTGCACCAAAGATACCTCCACAGCCGGGGTCGACTGTGAGGCTTGCGAGGAGCGAGGTCCTGGGAAGGGTTTTCTCGCCGGAGGGAGACAGCTGGGTAAGGATAGGCTCTCTTCTTGGAAGCGGTGTCGAGTATAGGATTGATGTTAACAAGCTTACCAGGCATCTCGCCATTCTTGCCGTGACTGGCGGGGGCAAGAGCAACACCGTCTGCGTGATAACCAGGAGGCTTGTCGGGCAGTTAGGGGTGACAACAGTCATCTTCGACCGTCATGGAGAATACGGTACTCTAGGCCTAGGAGCCGGTGAAGCAAGGCTCCTGAGACCTGCCAGGGTGAACCCGGCAAGCCTCTCTTACTGGGAGCTCCTCTACATGGCGGGCTTCGAGCCGCAGGCAACGGCTCAGAAGAGGGTTCTGAGGTGGCTTTGGGGGGAGCTGGCTAGGCGGTATCGCCAGGGGAAGATAGGGGCGGCGGACCTCATACCCAAGGCAGTTGAGGTCCTCGAGAAAGCCTCCCGCTCAAGCAAGTCGTCTAAGCAAGACCCCGGCTCTCTCGCCCGCGCCTTCAGCGAGGTTCTAGGCGATGAACCCTCCAACGCACCCGCCGTGAGGCAGGACCAGATACTGGGTGTTCTAGATAAGCTGAACGACCTTCAGGACCTCTACGGTAGTGCTCTGGACCCGAACATACCCATCGATCTGACTCGGATTATAGAGCCGGGTAAGGCGACCATCATGGATCTCAGTATGATGGAGGATAACGTTGCGGACGCGGTGGCTAGCCACTACCTCCGCAGGCTTCTCCAGGCTAGGGTTAACAGCAGGGGCGAGGGTCTCTCCGGCTTGGAGGTGTATCCTGTGCCTGTGATTACCATCATAGAGGAGGCTCATGTGCTAATACCTAGGGACGAGCCTACCCTTACCAAGAGATGGGCTGCGAGGATAGCTAGGGAGGGGAGAAAGTTTGGCGTGGGTCTTGTAATAGTAAGTCAGAGGCCTAAGAAGCTTGACGTTGATGTCTTGAGCCAGACTAACAATAAGATAATATTAAAGATGGTTGAGCCGCAGGACATAAGCTACGTTAGGGCTGCCAGCGAAGAGCTTAGCGAGGACCTAGCAAGCCTTCTCCCAAGCCTAAACACTGGTGAAGCGCTTATAATGGGTAGCATGGCTAGAATGCCGGCGGTGGTTAAGATAGATAAGTGCGAAGCACCCACAGGTGGGAGAGATATAAACATAGTTGAAGAAACGAGGAGATGGCTCTCAAGAGAGGAGGACAGCCTAGAGGAGCTGGCCTTATGA
- a CDS encoding DNA double-strand break repair nuclease NurA gives MKTVHRTIADEAREVRPLVEGLLRERREKSIMCPGLLGFRPIEIWEGMDNIVAVDGGNRSRDYREFTIYLARAWAGGGGREALLHSLGVVVPPSDAEARISIYREILEAVVAKEAVPGGGRGLLLLDGSPSTALKWWRPGLSRWGLKMSAAISEAEKMLPSIRGQTLIPDCVEGGCVETLLEKATRRPASNRAAMILATLTDNIEQLRWIVAVEVAEKLYMYKTMLEEAWARGYTPVFVAKTSRSTEICRGPIADAAYIEARAPQSPSYAVAREDLMVKVGLNNMLGIEVGEGDGRFIPDVAGLRKFYENLAEVSTYARLAPGGPILRVSILLPGGDKKLGDHLGLLESILSRLANFSPSGYPVPLLIAHEKARVSGDDLERASLLLGLSLKEVSRGVLRI, from the coding sequence TTGAAGACTGTCCACCGCACCATAGCGGACGAGGCTAGAGAGGTTAGGCCTCTAGTTGAGGGACTTCTTAGGGAGAGAAGGGAGAAGTCTATTATGTGCCCAGGCCTCCTGGGTTTTAGACCAATTGAAATCTGGGAGGGCATGGACAATATTGTGGCTGTTGACGGGGGGAATAGGAGTAGAGACTACAGGGAGTTCACAATATATCTCGCCCGTGCATGGGCGGGGGGCGGCGGTAGGGAGGCATTGCTACATAGCCTAGGCGTCGTAGTCCCCCCCAGCGATGCCGAGGCTAGGATATCCATCTATAGGGAGATACTTGAGGCTGTGGTTGCAAAGGAGGCGGTTCCCGGGGGCGGGAGAGGCCTACTGCTGCTAGACGGCAGCCCCTCAACCGCTTTGAAATGGTGGAGGCCTGGCCTCTCCAGGTGGGGACTTAAGATGAGCGCCGCTATCTCGGAAGCCGAGAAGATGCTCCCCAGCATTCGGGGCCAAACACTAATTCCCGACTGCGTAGAGGGTGGCTGCGTGGAGACGCTGCTCGAGAAGGCCACCAGGAGGCCGGCTTCCAACAGGGCAGCCATGATCCTTGCTACACTGACGGATAATATCGAGCAGCTTAGGTGGATTGTTGCTGTTGAGGTTGCCGAGAAACTCTACATGTATAAAACTATGCTCGAGGAGGCGTGGGCCAGAGGCTACACTCCCGTCTTCGTGGCGAAAACATCTCGGAGCACCGAGATTTGTAGAGGGCCGATAGCGGACGCGGCATACATAGAGGCTAGGGCGCCGCAGAGCCCATCCTACGCGGTTGCTCGCGAGGACCTCATGGTAAAGGTTGGTCTAAACAACATGTTGGGCATCGAAGTGGGGGAAGGTGATGGGAGGTTCATCCCCGACGTCGCCGGGTTAAGGAAGTTCTATGAGAATCTAGCCGAGGTATCCACCTACGCCCGCCTAGCACCCGGAGGCCCTATACTAAGAGTCTCCATACTTCTACCCGGCGGTGACAAGAAGCTGGGGGACCACCTGGGCCTGCTGGAGTCGATCCTCTCGAGGCTCGCAAACTTCTCCCCTTCAGGCTATCCAGTCCCCCTCCTAATAGCGCACGAGAAGGCTAGGGTGTCGGGGGATGACCTGGAGAGGGCCTCCCTCCTACTGGGTTTGAGTTTGAAGGAGGTGAGTAGGGGTGTCCTCAGAATCTAG